Genomic window (Pseudomonas xantholysinigenes):
AAACCACTTTTCGCCCCCCGTGAGGTAATGCATCTTCAACTTCACGTTCATCGGGTGCGGGGTCCAGCCCAGGAAGGTGATGAACTGCTGCTTCTTCACCGCCCGATCCACCTGGGCCAGCATTGCCTGCTCGCTGGACTCGATCAGTTTCCACTGCCCAAGCTCGAAATCGTTCTTTTCGATGATCTCTTTCAGCGACAGGTTGGCCGGCGCGCCAGAGCCAATGCCATAGAGCTTTTTGTCGAACTTGTCGGCGTTCTTCTGCAGGTCGGCGAAATCCTTCACGCCTGCATTCCAGACGTAGTCGGGCACCGCCAGGGTGAACTCCGTGCCTTCGAGGTTGCGCCCGAGCCGGTGTACATCGCCATTGGCGATGAACTTGTCATGAAAGCCTTGCTGCGCCGGCATCCAGTTGCCGAGGAAGGCATCCACCCGGCCATCCTTCAGCCCACCGTAGATGATCGGCACGGCCAGGCTGTCGATCTTCACCTGGTAGCCCAGGCTTTCCAGGAGCAGGCGGGCGACGGCGTTGGTGCTGGCGATATCGCTCCAGCCAGGGTCGGCCAGTTTCACGGTGCTGCATTGCGCGTCGCCATCGGCGGCGTGGGCCGTGCCCAGGCTCAGGGCCAGGGCGAGCACGGCGGTGGAGAACTTCTGCATGGCGGCCTCTCTTCTCAATCCAGGGGTGCGGGCTGTGGATAACGTGCCTTGCGCTCGAGGTCGTCGAGATCGATGTGGTTGCGCATGTACTGTTGGCTGGCGTCCACCAGCGGTTGGTGGTCCCAGCTTTTCAGCGTGCCGATGGCCAGCGCCTCGGCCACCAGGCGGCGGCGGCGCTGGCTGGCCAGCACTTGCTGGCGCAGGCTGGGGATATCCCAGCGCTGCTTCGCTTCATCGACAAATGCCTGCAGCAGCGCCTGGTGGTCCGGGCTGCCGGTGAGGTTCTCCCGCTCGTGCGGGTCGCGGCTCAGGTCGTAGAGTAAACAGGGGTCGTCCTCGCTGTACACGAACTTGTAGGCGCCGCGGCGGATCATCATCAGCGGGCCGACGGTACCTTCGGCCATGTATTCGCCGATCACCTCGTCATGACCGTCCTGCCCTTGCAGGTGGCCGAGCAGTGAGCGGCCGTCCAGGTGCAGGTCTTTATCCACAGTGCCGCCGGCCAGGTCGACAAGCGTCGGCAGCAGGTCGCAGGTGGAAACGCTGGCGCTGATGCGCGCAGGTTTGAAGTGCCTGGGTGCGTGGATCAGCAGCGGTACCCGTGCCGACATCTCGAACCAGTGCATCTTGTACCAGAGCCCGCGCTCGCCAAGCATGTCGCCGTGGTCGCCGGAGAAGACGATCAGGGTGTCGTCGGCCAGGCCGCAATCTTCCAGGGTCTGCAGAAGCAGGCCGATATTGTCGTCGATATAGTTGCAGGCGCCGAAATAGGCGCGGCGGGCGTCGCGGATCTTGTCCACGGGTAGGGGCTTGTCCCACAGGTCGTAGACCTTGAGCAGGCGTTGCGAGTGAGGGTCTTGCTGGTCCTGGGCGATCTCGTCGCGGGGCAGCGGGATATCCACAGCCTCGTAGAGATCCCAGTAGCGTTTGGGGATGGTGTACGGGTCATGCGGGTGGGTCATCGACACGGTCAGGCAGAAGGGCCGGCCATCGTCTTCGCGCACATGGTCGTAGAGGTACTGGCGTGCCTTGAACACCACCTCCTCGTCGAAATCCAGCTGGTTGGTGCGCACGCAGGGGCCGGCCTGCAACACCGAGGACATGTTGTGGTACCAGCTCGGGCGCTCGTCAGGCGCGTCCCAGTTCACCGCCCAGCCGTAGTCGGCCGGGTAGATGTCGCTGGTCAGGCGCTCTTCGTAGCCGTGCAGCTGGTCCGGGCCGCAGAAATGCATCTTGCCCGACAGCGCGGTGCGATAGCCGAGGCGGCGCAGGTAGTGGGCGTAGGTCGGAATGTCGGCGGGGAAGTCGGCGGCGTTGTCGTAGGCGCCGATGCGGCTGGGCAACTGGCCGCTGACCAGCGTGAAGCGCGAGGGGGCGCACAGCGGGCTGTTGCAGTAGGCGGAGTCGAACACCACGGCCTGCTCGGCGAGGCGCGCCAGGTTGGGCATCTTGATCGGCGACGGGCTGTAGATCGGCAACAGCGGCGCGGCCATCTGGTCGGCCATGATGAACAGGATGTTGGGTTGCTTCATGGTGCCCTTCCATCGTCGAGAGTTATGGTGAACGCTTGCAATCCAGCATGGTGCTGTGGATAAGTTGGGTAAAGCCCACGTCGGGCAATGACTGGGATTAGCCACGCTTATGTTTGAGCACCTTGCCGACCTGTCTCTCGACGCATTGCGCGTGTTCGAGTCCGCCGCGCGCTTGCGTAGCTTCACGGCTGCGGCCCTTGAGCTGGGCACAACCCAGCCGGCGGTAAGCCAGCAGGTCAAGCGCCTGGAGGCGCAACTGGGGACGCGGTTGTTCGACCGTATCTACCGGGGCATCGAGCTGACCGAAGCGGGCCAGCTGCTGTTCGAGCAGGCACATCAAGGGCTTCAGGCCATGGACGATGGTGTTGCCTTGGCCAGCGGGCGTGGTCAGCGCGAGGTGTTGCAGGTGGCCACTGACTTCGCGTTTGCCGCGTTCTGGTTGATGCCGCGTCTGCAGCGTTTCCACGAGGCTTATCCACAGGTGGATGTGAGCCTGGTGACCGGCGAGCGCAGCCAGGGGATGTTGCGTCCGGACATCGATGTGGCGGTGCTGTTTGGTGATGGGCGTTTCCATCAGGGCGAGAGTCGCTGGTTGTTCGACGAGGAAGTCTTCCCCGTTTGCAGCCCACGGCTGAGTCATGGCAAACCCTTGTCAGCCGTGGCTTTGCAACGATTGCCGTTGTTGCATCTGAAGGGCGAGCAGGCCAGTCGCTGGTTCGATTGGGCGGGGGTGTTTCGTGGCCTTGGTGTGGACAGCCCTCCTCCGTCCGGGCAACTGCGGTTCGATAACTACACGCTGCTGATACAGGCTGCGATTGCCGGGCAAGGTGTGGCGATTGGCTGGGCACACCTGGTCGATGGGCTGGTCGAGCAAGGGTTGTTGTGTCGGCCCATGGAAGGCAGTTTGCGGTCGGAGCGCGGGTATTACCTGGTGCTGCCGCCGCGCAAACGGCGCGGGGCGCTGATACAGCGGTTCGTAGACTGGCTGGAGC
Coding sequences:
- the choX gene encoding choline ABC transporter substrate-binding protein, with the translated sequence MQKFSTAVLALALSLGTAHAADGDAQCSTVKLADPGWSDIASTNAVARLLLESLGYQVKIDSLAVPIIYGGLKDGRVDAFLGNWMPAQQGFHDKFIANGDVHRLGRNLEGTEFTLAVPDYVWNAGVKDFADLQKNADKFDKKLYGIGSGAPANLSLKEIIEKNDFELGQWKLIESSEQAMLAQVDRAVKKQQFITFLGWTPHPMNVKLKMHYLTGGEKWFGSKGDVYTLTRKGYPQACPNAAKLLSNLTFTLDMENSIMAEVVDKKVSFDEAARGWVKAHPQVLDAWLAGVTTKAGGESQAAVKAKL
- the betC gene encoding choline-sulfatase; the encoded protein is MKQPNILFIMADQMAAPLLPIYSPSPIKMPNLARLAEQAVVFDSAYCNSPLCAPSRFTLVSGQLPSRIGAYDNAADFPADIPTYAHYLRRLGYRTALSGKMHFCGPDQLHGYEERLTSDIYPADYGWAVNWDAPDERPSWYHNMSSVLQAGPCVRTNQLDFDEEVVFKARQYLYDHVREDDGRPFCLTVSMTHPHDPYTIPKRYWDLYEAVDIPLPRDEIAQDQQDPHSQRLLKVYDLWDKPLPVDKIRDARRAYFGACNYIDDNIGLLLQTLEDCGLADDTLIVFSGDHGDMLGERGLWYKMHWFEMSARVPLLIHAPRHFKPARISASVSTCDLLPTLVDLAGGTVDKDLHLDGRSLLGHLQGQDGHDEVIGEYMAEGTVGPLMMIRRGAYKFVYSEDDPCLLYDLSRDPHERENLTGSPDHQALLQAFVDEAKQRWDIPSLRQQVLASQRRRRLVAEALAIGTLKSWDHQPLVDASQQYMRNHIDLDDLERKARYPQPAPLD
- a CDS encoding choline sulfate utilization transcriptional regulator: MFEHLADLSLDALRVFESAARLRSFTAAALELGTTQPAVSQQVKRLEAQLGTRLFDRIYRGIELTEAGQLLFEQAHQGLQAMDDGVALASGRGQREVLQVATDFAFAAFWLMPRLQRFHEAYPQVDVSLVTGERSQGMLRPDIDVAVLFGDGRFHQGESRWLFDEEVFPVCSPRLSHGKPLSAVALQRLPLLHLKGEQASRWFDWAGVFRGLGVDSPPPSGQLRFDNYTLLIQAAIAGQGVAIGWAHLVDGLVEQGLLCRPMEGSLRSERGYYLVLPPRKRRGALIQRFVDWLEQERGR